Part of the Nicotiana sylvestris chromosome 5, ASM39365v2, whole genome shotgun sequence genome is shown below.
TATTGGGAGTCTGATGCATTTAATGAATTTTACAAGGCCTGATATAGCATATGTTGTGTGTAGACTGAGTAGATATACTCATAATCTCAACAAAGAGCACTGGTCTGTATTATATAGACTAATGAAATATTTTAGAGGAACCATGAATTATGGTATCCTATATAGTGAATTTCCTTCTACTTTAGAAGGGTACAGTGATGCAAACTGGATCTCTGATTCAGATGAGACAAAATCCACCAGTGGTTATGTATTCACCCTTGGTGGTGGTGCAATATCGTGGAAATTAGCTAAACAGATGATCATTGCTAGATCGACTATGGAATCAGAGTTTGTAGCTCTAGAGTTAGCTGGTTCTGAGACTGACTGGTTAAGAAACTTCTTAGCTAATATCCTTTTAATAAAGGACGTATTGTCTCATGTGTCTATACACTGTGATTGCCAAGCGGCAATAGCTATAGCAAAGAATAATCTTATAATTGTAAAAGTAGACACATGAAATTGAGACATGATGTCATAAAACAGTTGTTGAGAGATGGAATAATTTCCATTGACTATGTGAAGTCAGAGATAAGTTTGGCCGATCCTCTAACTAAACTCGTGGGAAGAAAATTAATTCTTCAAACCTCAAAAGAGATAGGGTTAAGGCCGACATGTTGTCAATAGAgatggtaacccaacctatgtgattggagatcccatgaagtaggttcatatgggtaataacaagtcaaTATTGGCACTGATGCACTAAAAGAGAGTACTTGACTGCTACTAATTGAGAGACTAAGTTATAACTCTTAATGAAATTCATAGTCCTTATGGATGGTGTATTTAAAAGCAGTATACTCTTGATGAATTCACCTATATAAGAGTGGAGTGGGCCGCTCCTATGAGATTTTGGCCTAGTCTCTAGAGCTCTCATGAATAACTAGGCACGCGCATGGCCTATTGGGCGCAAAACCGCGTTGAACAACGAAATTATCGGGGGTCAAAATGTGATTGATAAAATCTCTGGCTCACAATAAGAATTATTTGGTTCATAGAAATATTATATTTCACCAGTAATTCTGTGAGTTAAGTTTTATTGATTTAAGTTTGGTTCATAGTCCAAAAGACACCAAACCTATTACATTTAGATCATACAAATCCAACAAATTTTACTTTTATTCccaaaaattcttttaaaatactgtgggggattgtaccaaattgtattagtattttaaaagaatttatatAATTAGCATTTGACAAATGTCTTTGCATGAAAAGGTAAAAGACAAGTGATTTTACTACCAAAATGTGGGAGCCATCCTTTAAGCCTTTTGATAAATGGCACATTCCTTTGgagaagtgacaaatgaagatAGCCACGTAGCAATCATTCACAAGGATAGAAACATACACTTATGGCTATAAATAGCCTTCATTAGCCATTTATTCGCATCATCATATATCATTCTTATACGTCTCTCTCTTCTTCCTTCTAATTCCTTTCCTATAATATTTAATTAACATTACACATTAGTTGTTCTTCCTTTTTTCCTTACTAGCTGGATTTGTATAATATTTAATTTTGCTGATTCTTGTATTTTCTAAATAAAATAGAGGTAAGCTTGTTTAATACTGAAGAAATATTTCACACTGCTGAAATAGTTTTTTAGAACAGTGCCCAGCACGGCTCAAGCCAGTTGATATATTTTCGCTcacaaataatattattacagTATTATTATTATCGTTACTTTTCGGTGTCATTTCTCTGCAACCCCAACCGTCCAAAATTATCACTGCAACTGTTTTTCCCTTTGGAAGCATAGGATGCTCCTTCAATTTAAATGCATCTTCAGAGCTACCCATTTCAGAAATTCTTGATTTTCTTCAATAAAACAGAGAGGCAAAACTATAAAGTTGGTAAACTGAACAATAGTGTCAGATGAGATCTGTAGGGTTGTTAGTGCAAAAACATGGATAATGACTTATACGTGTCTGTACAGGCCGAATAAGTGGAAGGCTACTTTTGGAGCTAATGCAGGAAAACCGAAAAAAGGGGTAAATTATAAGACACCTTTGGATGACTCAATTTTGATACAACTTCGAGTTTTTGGTCAATATTGTCCCTTATCTTTGAGGATAGGTCTATTTTGGTCTCTCAAATATAATCTTAAGCATATGTTAAAGTGGAGCACCTTTAGTCTCACTAACAAAATGTGTTCAAAAACTAACGGTGGTAACCAACTCTGATTCATGAAGCAAAATCTTCTGCTCTGAAGCAAAACGTTTCCTCTCCTTTTTTTTAATAACGCAAATTATCACATTAATTCCTCATTTTTAGATAATGTCTTCTAAAATTTTGACCTTAAAAATATCCCCTTTTGTGCCAGTTTTCAATaagaaaatgacattgtatagttTCTGCCGCGGGTTAAAAGTGataatacaaaaattatataaattttatatactttttcggctaccagatgtaaatagtttctgccGCGGGTTAAAAGTAATAATACAATCTGGTTATTCGTTAGCTTCAATAATATGACTAGAAGTGATCTTGGCAGCTCTatttgtttttcaaattttgacttttctttttaGAAAATCAACCggaatttttaaaagtaaaagttTCAATGTTAAAATCTTAAATTTATTAGCTCTGTACTATTAGTGGGTGTTGGTTTATAAAATATTTTCGATAAGTAAATTAAAAAGACGGTGAGTGCCGAAACCAACCCCGTAATTGATCTTGGACAAATTTTGTTAGTGAGACTAAAGGTGCTCCACTTTAGCATACTTAAGGGACCAAATATGATCAGGATTATATTTGAGGGACCAAAACAGATCTACCCTCAAAGATAAGGGACAATAttgaccaaaaactcatataaCTCCTGTATTTTAATATTGAACGCTTACACCTCTGTCTATAAAAATTATGTACAAAATATGATGATATTATCCCTATTTTTCTAGAACATTTAACCCTTTCTCCTAACGACGTAGATTAAAGAAAATTTGAAGCGGAGAAATAAGGGGAACTTTCAAAAATGCTTATTGTTTGGAGGCTTATTGCCGGACGTAGCTATACTTTAGTTAATTACATTCCGTAGCTACTAATTAGTTGTCATGAGATGTATGTCACTGTATTCAATTCAGTTGTATATAGCGTATTCAGTTTGGATATATTCGTTCTTATATATTTTATATTGTATTTAATTTTACTGTATTTAATTCAGTtgtattcaaacaacaaaaaCTCAAGACATAGGATTTATACCACTGTATTCGGCGGGAATAGTTCTTCTAGCATCAGCATGGATTGACCAGAGACTATACAATGTATTCAATTCGACTATATTCATTCTTAACTATTTTACATTGTATTCAATTTTAGTGTATTCAATTCGACtgtatttaaataataaaaaatcacaaaTACAGTGATATTCGGTTGTATTCAATTTACTGTATTTATTTGTAGCTGTTTTTACATTGTATTCATTCATAGCTGCTTTTATAATGTATTCAATTCATTGTATTtaattcaaacaacaaaaattcaaaatatacaTGGATCTGCCACAAAAAATAACCTTCGGAATAAATAAATAcaggcaaaaatacaaaaaaataaaataaattgtatTACACTAAAAATATAGAATACACTCAAATTTGAGTGTATTTGTACCAAATACAATGTATTTGTATTAGTGTACGTGACTCAAtagcaaagaagagaagaaagttcACTGAAGATGGTATCTTCCGGCCAAGTAAAACACTGTACATAttatattaaaactaaaaatggagacaaacgaagaaggagaagaagt
Proteins encoded:
- the LOC138868662 gene encoding secreted RxLR effector protein 161-like, with translation MKDLGEVNTILGVKVIRSENEIMLSQEHYIERLLKKFECFNVTLVSIPFDANSQLKKNNGDPVAQSKYAQIIGSLMHLMNFTRPDIAYVVCRLSRYTHNLNKEHWSVLYRLMKYFRGTMNYGILYSEFPSTLEGYSDANWISDSDETKSTSGYVFTLGGGAISWKLAKQMIIARSTMESEFVALELAGSETDWLRNFLANILLIKDVLSHVSIHCDCQAAIAIAKNNLIIVKVDT